Proteins encoded in a region of the Phoenix dactylifera cultivar Barhee BC4 chromosome 3, palm_55x_up_171113_PBpolish2nd_filt_p, whole genome shotgun sequence genome:
- the LOC103705944 gene encoding zinc finger protein ZAT11 — protein sequence MKRFRFGGEEVESMNMANVLMLLSRGGGGGGGGSGEESEHSAQTSPGRVFECKTCNRQFPSFQALGGHRASHKKPRLMAEGQLQGGLAKPRVHECSICGLEFAIGQALGGHMRRHRAATEGFGHGLVEKKPEGRRVLSLDLNLPPSENDIECRKIGFGIEIVDKIPMVDCLH from the coding sequence ATGAAGAGATTTAGATtcggaggagaagaagtcgaGAGCATGAACATGGCGAATGTATTGATGCTGCTctctcgaggaggaggcggcggcggcggtggcagCGGCGAAGAGAGTGAGCACTCGGCGCAGACATCGCCGGGCCGAGTTTTCGAGTGCAAGACGTGCAACCGCCAGTTCCCTTCGTTCCAAGCGCTTGGCGGCCACCGGGCGAGCCACAAGAAGCCAAGGCTCATGGCTGAGGGCCAGCTGCAGGGCGGCCTCGCGAAGCCGAGGGTCCACGAGTGCTCCATATGCGGGCTTGAGTTCGCCATCGGGCAGGCCTTGGGAGGCCACATGCGGCGGCACCGGGCGGCGACCGAGGGGTTCGGCCATGGCCTTGTGGAGAAGAAGCCCGAGGGCCGGAGGGTGTTGTCCTTGGATCTCAACCTGCCGCCGTCGGAGAACGATATTGAGTGCCggaaaattggctttgggattgAGATTGTAGATAAGATTCCCATGGTGGATTGTTTGCATTGA